DNA sequence from the Chryseobacterium indicum genome:
ATCGGAATATCCGGAATGCTCGTCAAGATTCGAAGACGGAAAAATAAGCTTTGAAATTTCATAAAACTCCTGATTTTCTTTCCAGAGGTACATCTGAAGTTCCTGTGTACTTTTCACAAAACTTAAATAAGCGTCTCTTTCCTGAAGCTCAAAACTCTGCAGTTGCGAAGAGGCTTCCACCGTATCTATTGCAGGTCTTTCTCCAAACTCGTACGTCTTTTTGGTAAGTTCGAGCCTTTTTCGGTTAATTTCTACCGTAGATTTCTGTAATTTGTAGATCTCATAATTTTTCACCCATTCCCAATATGTATTTTCGGCGTCCAAAAGAAGTTCATTGGTAAGAACGGTCTGTTCTGCTTCTGTCATTTTCAATCCGAATTTTGCCTGATCCAGCATGGCTCTTCTTTTATCATACAGAAGATTTTTTGCCAAAGGAATCGTAACTCCGAATTGGTATAGACCTCCTTTCGTTTCGCTGCTGTTGAGTTTTTCGCCATCCAGATAATTGTAACTTCCGGTAATGTCGATTCCGTACCACGTCGGAATGCCGAGTTCTACATTTCTCTGTTCGTAATATTTTGTTCCGTCAATATTTTTCTCTCCCAGTTTTCCTGCGAGTACCGGATCAAAATTTCCTCTCGCCTTGGTAATTTCAGCATTGGCAATTTTATTCTGAAGCTGATATTTAAAAGCTAACGGATGATAATTTTTTACAATATTCAGAAATTCCTGATGCGAAATTTTCAGAGAATCCTGCGCAAACGAAAACTGAACACACAACAGAATGAGAAGTGTGGTAACTATTTTTTTAGCATAAGCAACATTCATATTTTTATTTATTTGGGCAGCTATTCCGCCCTCCGTTCCCGCTTTTTGCTCGTCGTTCCTCCTCACAAAAGAGCTCCACTCAGGTCGGGCTGCACCAGTATTGTGGAAAAAATACTCAAAAATAAATTGTAAGTAATTCATAAACAGAGTTTTATTATGAGTTTTGCGTTGTTTTTTAATTTTATTTTTAATAAAAAAGGCTTCTATAGTTCGACAATCTCATTATAAACTGAGCTCAGCCTGACAGTATTTAAATAAATCAGTTAGTATTAGAAATGTCATCCTGAGCTTGTCGAAGGATCTATGAACTAAACTGCCTCTACTGTTAGAGTTTATACAAATTAGTAAATTTTAAATGATCAATAGGATTGGGCTTTAGCCCATTCACAAATAGAACGATTTAGCTGGCTTTAGCCAAAGCCTGTTTTAAATTTCGGCTAAAGCCTGTGTAAAACGTCCCTGTTGATATCGGGCTAAAGCCCGACACTATTGATAAAAAATAAACTCCATTTATTGATTTCTGAATATTGCCTGTAACGATAAGTCAGATTATTTTTTAGACTTTTCATCTTTTGCAGATTTTTCGGTTTTTACTTCATAATAATCGGGCGGGAATCCGTTGATGTTTCGCCACAGTTCGTACCAGATCGGAACATCATTAAGAATCGCAATTCCCTGAACTCCGGTTCCCATTTTGAT
Encoded proteins:
- a CDS encoding TolC family protein, producing MNYLQFIFEYFFHNTGAARPEWSSFVRRNDEQKAGTEGGIAAQINKNMNVAYAKKIVTTLLILLCVQFSFAQDSLKISHQEFLNIVKNYHPLAFKYQLQNKIANAEITKARGNFDPVLAGKLGEKNIDGTKYYEQRNVELGIPTWYGIDITGSYNYLDGEKLNSSETKGGLYQFGVTIPLAKNLLYDKRRAMLDQAKFGLKMTEAEQTVLTNELLLDAENTYWEWVKNYEIYKLQKSTVEINRKRLELTKKTYEFGERPAIDTVEASSQLQSFELQERDAYLSFVKSTQELQMYLWKENQEFYEISKLIFPSSNLDEHSGYSDYEFLVQNLESKQLQNHASLEYYFQKQNILESEKRLKWQSFLPKLDFTYNFFNKENYRADFLPLFDNNFQYGLKLEIPIFQRQARADYEIAKLKISQNQQDSQLKTRELSTKIETYKNEVNNYFTQIDISTKNLNNYQRLLNAEETRFSNGESSLFLINSRENKLLDAREKNIELKAKFLKSYNKLKWLNENFLR